Proteins from one Homalodisca vitripennis isolate AUS2020 chromosome 3, UT_GWSS_2.1, whole genome shotgun sequence genomic window:
- the LOC124357262 gene encoding proton-coupled folate transporter-like, translating to MMFTNRTDKEENRRLLRSNKNPEYTEPINGHRQQVRSRSTLVEPVMFIFVMAKTLSDSVITNLLEYRVCQVELGLPEANCSDPITSRVEDMVQPTTAQIIMGRALLEAFIPSCLTVLIGPWSDANGRTPFMVIALGGMSLAYLCWGFLALLPNLNPFLFLLASLPLSGSGGSWALYMLSYCYVSDVTDERARSFRMSVLTMAIYCSLIFGSALAPVLIAVQHSLNPYPLIFFFSASLLIICTLYTHWYLRESINIDLGGEKAFFKWSHVKDSFLTCFQRRSGHARAMIFLIMASLSINVFISEGEGAVMYLSLREMFSWQLSDFSTFSCFANVTSGLGAFAGVWLFASLLGLSNMLVVVLLFIFRTARSLIFVFARSGLDFYIGAAVATFVSAYSALCRTEISRMVPRPDLGKVFALMSFLESLTPIASTPLYTLVYQLTFLEYPGAVYIFSTALCVVALILATIVFILQRIVRGDCYCPDLTRDSHVQTID from the exons ACagacaaagaagaaaacagaagaCTACTGCGGTCCAACAAGAACCCGGAATACACAGAGCCGATCAATGGACACAGACAGCAGGTCAGGAGCCGGTCAACTCTTGTGGAGCCTGTCATGTTTATCTTTGTTATGGCGAAAACTCTCTCAG ACTCGGTGATCACCAACCTTCTGGAGTACCGGGTTTGCCAGGTGGAGTTAGGTCTACCAGAAGCCAACTGTTCAGACCCTATCACCTCCCGAGTAGAGGACATGGTACAACCCACCACAGCCCAAATCATCATGGGCAGGGCTCTCCTAGAGGCGTTCATCCCTTCCTGCCTCACAGTTCTCATCGGCCCGTGGAGTGACGCCAACGGACGTACACCTTTCATGGTCATCGCTCTGGGAG GGATGTCATTGGCGTATTTGTGTTGGGGTTTCCTCGCCCTGCTACCCAATCTCAACCCTTTTCTCTTCCTATTGGCGTCCTTACCTCTCTCAGGTTCCGGCGGATCCTGGGCTCTCTACATGCTCTCTTACTGCTATGTCAGTGACGTCACGGATGAGCGCGCCAGATCCTTCAG AATGTCGGTGCTGACGATGGCCATATATTGTAGCCTCATTTTCGGATCAGCCCTGGCACCTGTGCTGATTGCTGTGCAACATTCTCTCAACCCATATCCGCTGATATTCTTTTTCAGTGCTTCTCTATTAATCATATGTACCCTATACACCCACTGGTACCTCAGGGAGTCAATCAACATCGACCTG GGAGGAGAGAAAGCTTTTTTCAAATGGAGTCACGTCAAAGACAGTTTCTTGACGTGCTTTCAGCGTCGAAGTGGTCATGCCAGGGCGATGATTTTTCTAATTATGGCCTCGCTTTCAATCAACGTCTTTATCAGTGAAG GAGAAGGAGCAGTCATGTACCTATCGCTCAGGGAAATGTTCTCTTGGCAACTGTCGGATTTCTCGACCTTCAGCTGTTTTGCTAACGTCACTTCAG GTTTAGGAGCCTTTGCAGGGGTCTGGTTATTTGCCTCGCTCCTGGGTCTCTCTAACATGCTTGTTGTCGTCTTGTTGTTCATATTCCGGACGGCCCGTTCCCTAATTTTCGTCTTCGCCCGCTCCGGACTTGACTTCTACATCGGGGCCGCCGTCGCCACCTTCGTCTCCGCCTACTCTGCCCTCTGCCGCACCGAGATCAGCCGCATGGTGCCCAGACCTGACCTAG GTAAGGTTTTCGCACTGATGTCTTTCCTGGAGTCTTTAACTCCTATAGCATCCACTCCTCTTTACACTCTCGTATACCAGCTCACCTTCCTTGAATATCCTGGAGCTGTTTATATCTTCTCTACAGCCCTATGTGTCGTCGCCTTGATCTTGGCCAC TATCGTTTTCATCTTGCAAAGGATAGTAAGAGGGGATTGCTATTGTCCTGATCTTACGAGAGACTCTCACGTACAAACTATAGACTGA